Part of the Helicobacter bilis genome is shown below.
GAATCTAAAGTAAAAATGCAAGGGCAAGATTTGGATTTATTTAGCACTTTTATAGAAAATGGCAGAATTAGAGAAGATGTATTAAACAGCTATGCTAAGAAAATGCCAGATATGCTAAATCAGCAAGAATTTTTAGCACAAATCCCGCATAAAGACAAGCAGGGATACAGCACAATACAAACACCCATAGGAAATATAAAAATTAATTTAAACCACGCTTGGAATCACTTGAATAAAGGCAATACCTACAAGAAAGATAGAAGTTTATATAGCGGTGCATTCCTTGATACCCTTGCCGACCCGCTTTTTATCGTTAAGCAAGAATATACCCCTAATCCTAAAGTGTCTGCGAATGCTAGGGAAATGCAAAATAGCAAACTAGTGCAGACTAGAGATGATGAAAGTATAGCACAAGATTCTTATGTATTCTTTAAGCCTTATAAAATTAAGGATAAATTTAATTATATGGTTGGCTATGCGTTAGATATACAGGGAAACATTATCAATACAACATTTATTCCTATGAGTAATAGAGATTTTGGCAGAATTAAGAAAATGTTTAGCTCTCAAGTGCTGTATGCGAAGTTATAGCATACCTGCCTTAATTTTACTCAAACAAAACCAGCCCCTATGCCAGAAGGTATGCCAAGAGATGATATAAAAAATTTATTTCAACATTTTAAAGGGAAAATCGATGAGAGAGAAAGAAAACTTTATTCTAAACTTATTGATGACACCAAAGCACACCCAGACATTACACTAGAATTAGAGAGAGAAGGACACGCAAGAAAAGGCTATATTAAGGCTTACCAGCATAAAGAAACACACGATTTATATTATATGTATATAACGCAAGATAACGACAGAATAGACATTACAGGTATGCCGATGACTGATTTAAAAGATGTGATTGCACAGGTGAGAAATTGCGTAAAAGTGGTTAGTTAGACATCACCAAGGATTCCTTATTCTAACTCCCCCTAGATTAAAAATCTCTAAGCCTTGGAGGGAGTGTAATTATACCACAAAAACACATAAAAAAACAAGGTTATATTTACAATAGCTAGAAAGTAAAAAGCGAGGCTCTTTGGGGGATACAACAAACCGCGAAGCCGACTTTATAAGTCCATAGCCCCAAACTTGTAACGATATTATAATATAAAAAAGCTAAAAGACAATAGATAGCTTTATCTTTGACTTTTATACACTTGCAAAAGTTTTATGATAAAAGTATCCCAATTTGTATGTTCTTTATTTTTCAGCATTTTTAGAATCTCACTGCTGTTATTTTCGTGTCTCTCTAGTTTTAAGCCTAGTAAGTTAAAACTATCATAAATATCATTTAGAGTTGGCGTTAAATGCTCTTGCTTAGTCATAGTCTCTTGTATCGTGCATTGTATGATTGTGATGAGTTTATTTATTTTTGAGTCGTGCAAGGATTTCTCCTATTTCTTTATCGTTAAATTTAGGGATTGAAAGCTCATTTTCATTTTGATATTTTGAGTCATTGAGTGAGCCATAAGGGATAGCTTCACCCTTCAATTCACAAAACAATAATTGCATAATCCTTATGTAAGGTGGAATTTTAATAATAGAATTAGAGGCATTGAAAATCACAATAGGTAAGTTTCCATTATACCCGGGATTAACATACGATGAAATAGGCAGAATTAAGCCTATTCTAGCAAAGGAGCTTCGCGGTAAGACTATGCCGCACATTGTATTTGGCATAGTGATAGTTTCTACACTTTTTGAATAAAGATAGCTTTGTGGCTTAAGCTCATAGCCCTTTGCTAAATCCACTTCATCATAAATATCCGCACATAAATCTTCCACACTATCCACTTGAAACAAATCAATTATATCATCATTTTTTTTAATAAAAGCCTTGTCATCAATGCTTAAATCAATGCTACTTCCCCTTATATTGTTATCATTTAGGGCAGTGATATTGTGGCGGATTTTTTCTAACTCACTTGTGGCTAAAATCATTTCATATTCCTTTTTTGTAAGCGTGAATGACTTAATGCGTTACAGACTTTTAACACAACCGACAACAACATTATACTAAATCATACCACAAAATCCCAAATAAAACAAGCCCCTATATTTCAATTAAAAAAGTAAATATAATAAAAAGTATCGCTTATGTTTTAAGCAGTTTTACGCAATAAAGCATAAGCCCCCATTATTAGCATATGCGTAATGGGATTAACTCTAAGATAGTATAAAAAAGCCTTGCCTCGTTGCTTTCTCTTGTCATGTTGCGTTTGTCATGTTGAGTGCAAAGCACGAAACATCTCGCAAGTTTTGCAAGGCGGGTAAAATCCTTTTTATTTACAAGTAAAGATGTTTCGGCTTTGCCTCAACATGACAAGTGAGAGACTCAACAATAAACCATAAGGATAAAAAGCAAAATGCTAAAAACAATTGGAAATATTATTTATGATTATTATCAATTCTTTATACTCCCATTCTTAAGCATAAGTATATTCTATGCTATGGAATATATGAGTCGGGGTGTAGAGTTTTTTGTTGATGAAAAGGGTGTGAAGTGGCGATTTTTAAGCTTTTGCGCTTTAATGCAATTTTTCGTTAGCTTAGTTGTTATTTTAAGCGTTTCTGCTATGTTTAAAAGTGATGCCCTGCAAGAATATCAAACCTTGCAACTTGTAGCCATTATCTTACTTGGCACAACACCCTTTAACATAAGCATTTTAATATGGGTAGCTATAAAACTAGAGATTTACAGACTTATGCGGAATCGATATGAAAAAGAATTTAAAGAGATGATACATACAGACTCCTTATTACAAGAAGCCCTAACAGGTAAGCCACAAAGCACACAACAAGAAAACAAACTAAAAGAGCTAGCACAAACACACACCACACAAACAGAATCTAAAACACAAGCAAATAAAGAAAAAGACATATAAAGGTAATTGCAATGAATACAAAAACAATAATAGCTTTTGCTGCTTTAGCCTTATTTTTATATATACAACTAAACGCAAAGCTAGATGATATCATTTTAGGCATAGATTCAAATGCTAGTGTTTTAGTGTCTTTAAGAGATAGGCAAAAAATGCAAGATGCAGATGGGAAAATTGTATTAATAAAAAATAACATTAAAGCCTTAGAGGATACAGAATGTAAAAAATGCCATGTATTAAATGAAAATCTATTATTACCTATTGAGAATAAACATATAAGCTATGAAACTTTTTTAAGGTTTGTAAGAGAAGGAGGCTTATATATGCCAAGCTTTTCGCCTGAAAGTATAAGTGAAACAAAAATACAACAAATCTATACAAAATTGTATAACAGCAAATAAGATTTTTACTTTTATGAAGGGAAATCATGTAAAGAAGTAAAGCAAACAGACACACTTGTCATGTCCGCCCCTTTCCTTGTCTTGTTGAGTGTAAAGCACGAAACATCTAACCTTTATGCAAGTAAAGATGTTTCGGCTAACGCCTCAACATGACAAGAGAAAGGCAAACAAAGATTTAAAAACAGGCAAACAAAACCCAGCTTTTTAAGGTTGCGTTATAGCTTTTGTAACTTTTTCTAAATTTTAGCTAGGCGCATACTAGTCGTATGTAACTAGCTAAAATTTAGAAAATTTGCAGAATGTATAACCAAAATGAAAGCTTTTAAAAAGAAAGGATAAATAACAATGTATAAAGTAGAAGATGTAAGAGAACACACCTACCCTTACAACCAAAGCTTTTTAGACAAATATCCCTTTATGCTAACAAGCTTTAAAAGTGATAATTTACCCATGATTGTTTTAGATAATGAAGAAATAGATTTAATCTTTGATTTAGCAACACATTTTTACAGAAAGCTAAGACGATTAAAGGTGCTACAAGATATGAAATGGGGTATTGTCTCATTAACAAAAGATGTAGCTAGTTATGTTTTAACCGCTGCAAGTATTGGATCTCAATTTATCCCATTAGTAGGACAGCTTATGAGTGCAGTTTTAGCTTTAGCGCAATTAGGATTAGAAATAATTTATACCTTTACTAAAAAATTTTGGGAATACCCAGATTATATAAATGAGTTGTATTTTGTGATAAAGATGTTTGTAACTTGGGCTAAGATTAGCGATGGCAACAAACAAGAATTATTAAGCGGGGTAACAAACTATATAGAAATGCAAAAAGAAGAGTTTAACGACTTAGTGCATGAAGAAGGCTATGCTGAGCTTGATGAGTTAAGCATAATGTATATTATGGATAATTATCTCCCCGCATTTAAAGCA
Proteins encoded:
- the dcd gene encoding dCTP deaminase, encoding MILATSELEKIRHNITALNDNNIRGSSIDLSIDDKAFIKKNDDIIDLFQVDSVEDLCADIYDEVDLAKGYELKPQSYLYSKSVETITMPNTMCGIVLPRSSFARIGLILPISSYVNPGYNGNLPIVIFNASNSIIKIPPYIRIMQLLFCELKGEAIPYGSLNDSKYQNENELSIPKFNDKEIGEILARLKNK